The genomic window TCCGCCACCGCCAGCGAGAGGGGGCGAGAGAGAAAAAGACCAAACAAAAATATTGAGCAGCAGGCCCAGGCTGAGCAGCTCTGGCGCCGCTGCCTCTTCAAAATCCTCCCAGATTTCCCCTCGCATCCGCCCCGATCTCGCCTCCAATGGACGCGGTGCCGCCCGCGCGCGCGGCGCGGCCCACGAGCCCGTCGCGGCCGCCCAAGGCGATCCGCAGCACCAAGCCGCGGGGCCTCGACGAGGACACCGCGGCGCCGCCCGCGTTCCCCAAGGCCAAATCCCCCACATCCTacggagccggagccgaggcgtcgctcctcctccaccaccacgcGGACGTCCCGATGGACGCCCGCGTCTGGGCGGGGCTCCCCGAtgacctcctcgtggaggtgctGGCCCGCGTGCCGCCCTTCCTCCTCTTCCGCCTCCGCCCCGTGTGCCGCCGCTGGGAGGCCATCCTCCACGACCCGGCCTTCCTGGCCGCGCACGCCGCGGTGCCCTCCCACGGGCCCTGCCTCCTCACCGTCtccaggggcggcggcggcgccagccCCGCCCCGCCGCAGTGCACCGTGCTCAGCGTCCCCCTGCACGCCCGCTACAAGCTCCCGTTCGCCTTCCTCCCCGCCTGGGACCTCTGGCTCGTCGGATCCTCGGGAGGGCTCGTCTGCTTCTCCGGCTTCGACGGCGCTGCCTTCCGTACGGTCGTCTGCAACCCGCTCACGCAGGCGTGGCGGGTGCTCCCGGACATGCATTGCAACCAGCAGCGGCAGCTGGTGCTCACGGTCGACAAGAGCCGCCGCTCCTTCAAGGTAATCGCCGCCAGCGACGTGTATGGGGACAAGACGCTCCCCACTGAGGTCTACGACTCGAAGGAGAATAAATGGTCGGTGCACCAGATGATGCCCGCGGCGAACCTGTGCTCGTCGAAAATGGCGTTCTGTGACTCCAGGCTGTACCTGGAGACGCTCTCGCCGCTGGGGCTGATGATGTACAAAGTGGATGCGGGGCGTTGGGAGTATATACCTGCCAAGTTCCCACGGTCCCTGCTGGATGGTTATCTGGTAGCTGGAGCTCGCACGAGGTTGTTCTTGGTTGGGCGGATTGGGCTATACAGCACGCTGCAGAGTATGAGGATCTGGGAGCTGGATCATGGTAGAACAGTTTGGGTGGAGATAAGCAGAATGCCGCCCAGGTACTTCAGGGCTCTGCTGAGGTTGTCGGCGGAGAGGTTCGAGTGCTTTGGACAGGACAACTTGATATGTTTCACTTCGTGGAACCAGGGCAAAGGTCTTCTCTATGATGTTGATAAGAAGGCTTGGTCATGGATTGCTGGTTGCGCTAGCCAGCTGTGCAATAGTCAGGTCTGCTTTTACGAGCCAAGGTTCGACACATCAATCTACTGATGAGTATGACAATATGAAATTCATTGTGGATAAGCTTGAGGTCAGATGTTTCTGGGGTTCAATATTGAGATGCCTATGCAATGTCCTATTATCATGGTTGTCAGATGCATCAAGTGCAGAGATGAATAGTGCTTCTTCGTTGAGACACTACCGGTAGCAGACTTGAGCTACCAATTTGCAAATCATGTCACTGAAGATTCTTTACTACAGCAGTTGCCATCTGGCACTTCTGGATTACAACATGCAGAATGTCGCCGTTTTTCCACAAATGGAGGTCCACTTGTTCCATTCCATTTTGTTAGCAATGAGTTTCTTGTAAATGATTCCAGGcctgaaatgaaaaaaaaagacaTGCAGTTCATTGTTAGTACAATCTCAGTGGGTACTGTGGACTTAGCTTAATATAGAGTTCAATTGGATCTGAGATTGCATTCTCCACTCAATTGATTTATGCACTGTTTCTTATGATATCTGAATAACATCAAATTGCATCTGTTTTCTGTGTTGTCCAAGAAGCTCATTTATCCTGTGTTGTGACATTACATTTATACCCTAATTCTTCTAGGATGCATTGATTCATGTAGGTTTTAGCCTTTTACCAGCACCTACTTTCTTATAGTTATGCACATCTAGTTTCTTATTGTTTATGCACCTTTTTGGTGGCATTGCATGGTTAGGCTTGGCAGTTTATAATTATTTGAGATTTGAGATTTGCACAGACAGCATAGTATTTCTATTGTGTATCGATGATCCCTTTACTGAATTCATCTTATTTTGTATGGGTTACTGGTAACTTAGGTCATCCTGAAGGACGAATGAAAGCTAGAGATTCACATGTTTGGGTTGGTGTTGGATGTGATGTACCAGGGATGATGTGTAGttgtctgaaactctgaatcaTGCTGAGATTTCAGCATTGTTTCAGTGAGCATTCTTAGACAGTATAGTTAATTAGTTATGCCTTTCACACAACCAATGTATGAAACTCAAGTGACAAGTTTTGTGCATCATCCAACCTGGGAACAATCACAATGTAATGGGAGCAACAAATGGACACCTCAAAAGTAAATACTCAAGTGATGTCCGATGTATAGAAGCTGCAGCTTCCAGGTTCAGTATGTTTACCTAACTCCCAAGCACAGAGCACAATCCCCATTTATGCAATAGTGACTGAAGTTGCCTTTGTAAATTGCAGAATTGGGAGTTCTGGACactatactacatgaacatcacatgtatactatgtgaacaagagaaaaacatcatatgtatacatgACATAACACTAGAACATTAaatgtatactacatgaacatcacatatatagaaagataaaaagtaaaaaataaaattattaaAGCAGCTAATTAGAGTAAAACAACAAAGAAGAAAAAATACACAtacaaacataattaacaaatgataaAAAATAATAAGACAAggacagaaaagaaaagaaaacaaaaaagaaataaaaagaaacataaaaaataaaaaataataaaaatcacataaaacaaaaaaaagaaatataaataaaaaatgaagcatgaaaaaggaaaaagaaaaatagaaaagaaaagaaaaagaaaagaaatagaaaaagaaaagaaaaaagaagaataagGAAAAAAGAAAACTAACGTAAAAATCACAAAAAACATAAAAaagaaatataaataaaaaattaagcacaaaaaagaaaaagagaaatagaaaagaaaagaaaaagaaaataaataagaagaataaggaaaaaataaaactaatgtaaaaatcacataaaacaaaaaaagaaatataaataaaaaatgaagcacgaaaaaggaaaaagagaaatagaaaagaaaagaaaaagaaaatgtacGTATACTTACCTATACGCTGGGGGAAATCAAAACTGTTACGCATGCATGTGGGCCGGGCGGCTCCCGTCCGCAGCCATCGCGCGAGGGAAAAGCATCGCGCGGGAAAAATCGGCGGAAGGTTCCCGTCCGAGCATTCGGACGGGAAGAATTCCGGCAATCCACGAAGCTGGCCGCAGAGACCGCGGGAGACGGGCGGTGCGGAAAGAGGCGGGGGACGCCGTCACGTCGCGGTGGAGCGAGGCCGACCAGGAGCCGACCCATTTGAACCGGAGGCCACCGCTGCGCCCCGAGGGCCTCCTCGCTCGCTCGCTTGCTTGCCACCCGCTCACGGAGACAGGGAGAGGCCGATGGCAAGCTCACTGGCCCGCCTGGGAGCGGCGCTGCCGCGCGCGCACCCACGCGCCGCGGCCCGAGCCCTGCCACCGGGGCGGTGGGACGCCGCCGTGATTGGCGCCTCCCACCGCGCCGCGCCGAACGGTAAGAGCATGCTACCCACACCAATTTTGCTGTTACTGTTAGTGGTGAGGGCTGAGGGGACGTCGGATTGGGTGGATCGTCGTGCAGTGCTTACTCATGAATCCTCTTGTGATCGAGCCGGATGCTTCGATCGGACCTAGGAGGTTCAGGATGTTGGTGTTTGTTCTTGGCGAGGGGAGCCTATGTCACTTCTTACCTTTTATTCTGCGTGCCTTTGATCTCACGAATTTTACTGCATTCTGTCTCGTTGGGAGATAATGCGTGTGCAAGTGCAGCGTGATATTGAGAATTTGAGGTGTGAACTAAAATGAGTAGCATTTTTGGGCTGCCAAACTACCAGAAATGTTCTTTTAGGCCTGTGCTTTTATGCAGTATAAGATCAGGTTATTATGTACGAATTTGTACATCAGCTTGCAGGTGCCAAGTCCATTCCGACGTTAAAGGACCCCCTACATCGGACTTGAAGGACGGTGGCAAATCTGAAGCTTGGAGGATCAAGATGCTCTACGACGGTGATTGCCCTCTCTGTATGCATGAGGTATGTTGCGCTAGAACTCTACGATGCAGCTTCTTGAAGAACATAGCCTCATTTTCCAATAAGGCAATGATTAATGAGCACGTTGAACTAATGGGCACATGTCACCGGTTGATGGCATTGCTGATTGTATAACTGGCAGTATGGGTAATTCATACTGCGTTCACTAGTTTTTTCTCACCCAGCTGTGGAAACTAGATCTTCTACATCTATTTGGTATCCCAGGGGCACCATTCAATTACCTTTAATATTTTAAGTAATGATATGTTGATTCCTCTTTTATTAGTTCTTTGAGTTCCATTTCCAGCTAGCTGATTTGATTCCTAATCAACAGCTGAGAGTAGGCAGCCATGAGGCTGTGACAAATGAAGAGTACAAATTATTGCCTGGATAAACCATCCCATGCTGTAGATAAATTCTTGATGAACTCATGTGATATTCGTGTTCTGAAAAATGCTTTTGCTTTCAGTTTGTACGCCTGGGCAGATACTTCCTGATTAACTTTTCCCATGATATTCGATTTTTTCTCTCAGAAACCTTCACTAGCTATATACTTTATATATCTAAGACCTTCAGCTGAGACATCAGAACCCCATCTTTTCGAGGCACTCGGTGCAGACCATGGAGTTCTCCACCATGAACTTTTACTATATATTTTAGGACCCCATACCAGTGCTAGCCATGTTAGAGCTCAATGTGCAGCACTATCTAATGAAAGCACACGCCATTTGACTTGTATTTACTTATTCAAACTTGGATGGATTTTCTTAACTGACAATGTTGTTTATGGTTGAAACAATAGCTGACTATCATACGGATATCGCTGCAGCTAAATTTCCGTTTACTTTCATGTCTGTGCAGGTAAACATGCTAAGAGAAAGAAACAAATCCTATGGAACAATAAAGTTTGTTGACATAAGCTCGAAAGATTACTCTCCAGATGACAATCAGGGCCTTGATTATGAAACTGTGCGTATTATTTCAATTTTATTTCACTTTTCTTTTTCGCCCAGTTTATTTCTTTGTTAATGAAATTGGCAATGCCATGTTCTGTTTCCTAAAGGCTATTGTGTAAAAGTTACTTTTCATTAGTATAGTGGCACACACAGAGATAACTCTAGTAATTTTTGGCATGCACGTTCCACTGAAAAAATATTGAATGATGACCTTTTTTTCCTTGCTTAAACATTTGGTTTTGAATATTTCATGGCTGTCATTTTGTACTGGGCACTGTTATTCTGACACTTCAGTTGCTTCCAGATGGTTCCTAGCTTGTTTGCATTCGTGCTTCTATGCTTTCTCAAAAAGTTTCAAAAACCAATATTAAACTCATCAAACCTGATGTATGACCACCCTTCATTGCTAGCAATGCTATTTGATTCCTCAGTTCCTGCCATTCATTTTCTGAGGGAATATAAGACTTCTTATTAGTAATTTATTTACTGGGGCCAGACTGAAAGTTAGCATTTTGTATGGCGGACAGAGAGATGAATACAGGAAGAGCTAGAAGATCATGTACATTTGTTTATTTAAtttctactccctccgtttcaaattataggtCACTTTGACTTTGTTGGTTCTttcattttgttatgcatctagacatattatttatctagataaatgaatgtaccaaaaaagtcaaagcgacttataatttggaacggagggagtagtaaatAAATCTGCTTTCTCTTTTCAGGTCATGGGGAGGATACATGCCATTCTTTCAGATGGAACTGTTGTCACAGATGTTGAGGTAGAACATTAACATCATGTCCTACTGAAGTCGTCTGGGATTTTAACTTTCCAATAGGCAGAGGCTACTGGCTTAGTGCCAAAAACTGTTGGATAGTTAAATCAGACTAGGTTGACTGTCTGAACATTTTTGCAGCAAATGAAGGGAATGATCAATTGAGttacatgttaataatgaatgactAGATGTTTCTTTTACATAATACTGTAATACATCTGTTTTCCTTGTGGTCACTTAACTCTGTGTAGTGTAACTGTATTAATGCATAGATGAGTTTGTACAAGCAAAAATTAAGACTGTTCTCTTCTAGTGCCTAGCAAGCTTAGATACTAATGTTTTCTTGACAGGATTCAGGACACCGTTACATGCATAGCTTATGGTCACTAGACTGTTACAGTAGTGTTGCTAACCACAGTAAATCATCTTCTAAAAAACTTGATGTAGAATATCCTGATTTGTCGACAAAGTTAATTTGGCCAAGCTACAAAAGAATCATTCCAAAATGTAGTGCCAAACCTAACAAAGTATGAGTGTGGCACCAAGACAAATAAAATACCTAGTCAGAATTTGATTCTTTTTAGTCTAAGCATCAGGTATGTTCCATGCTAATATTTGTTATGTTTTCATTGCAGGCATTTAGAAAACTGTACGAGGAAGTAGGACTTGGATGGGTTTATGCTGTTACTAAGTATGAGCCTGTAAGTCGCTACTTACAGAGAGCAAAACATAGGCTCAGCTTGGTCCATTCACTTCATAGGCTCACCATTCAGCCGCATGCTTCTTATATAAGCAGAACATCTTACATATGAGATTAAACATAAGTTTTATCTTCTTACTGACACATGCTTCTTTATTCATCTTCTAGTACTCTGCAGGTAGCTACCATGGCAAATGCAGTATATGGTGTGTGGGCGAAATACCGTATGCAAATTACAGGTATAGCTGCTAAGAACTTTGCACATGAGTTGACTTATGACAGTGTGCTTCCATTTGTTGTAGTAGTTGGATCAAAACTTTAATGAAATTTAATGCATACGTTCATTGATACTGCATTCGGGGTGAACAAATCACTCTCTTTTCCTACTACGACAGGTCGACCTCCACTAGAAGAGATTATGGCATCCCGAAAAGCTGCAGTAAGTTATCCTTCTGGTCATGAGCTCACTTCCTCTGCCTGAACCTCTGTACTGATCATACTGGTTGCTTATCAGTGAGGGCCTGTTTGTGAGGGTGGCCCGACGGCCCGGCTGCGCTCTCGGGCTGCAACCTTCCATGTTTGGCGCACCTGGCCCAACTTCAGAGCCTGGCCCGCACGAGATCTAAAGCAGCTTGGGCCAGGCCCCAGAAAAACGAAGTCTCCCTTCGTTTTTTCACGGACCGGCTCCCTCGAGTGCTCCGTGACTCCCTTCCCTCACCTTCCGCTCCTCTCCCCAGCGTCCGGCGCCGACACGGGCACGGCCagcgcgcggcggcgcggcgccacCTCGTCGTCCTCCACCTCCGGCCGCGCCTCCCTCGCCGCAGCGCTCACCTCGCTCATGGACCCGCCTGTCCTCTACCTGTTCCAGGAGCTCGCCGCCGCTACCAACAGCTTCCTCGCGAAGCGTGCAGGCGGGGCCGCCTCCACCGCCTATTGGCGCTGCTCCTTCCGCGGCCGCGACACATCCCTTTTCCAGCTCTAGCGTCGTCCAGCAGGTCGCCGCCGACGTCGCGTAGGGGCTCGAGCCGCAGCTGCTTCGGGCGCGCACTGGCGAGCTCCGGCCGCTGCCGCCTCGGGCGCCCGAACGACAGCTCCGCCGCTGTGTGCGCCCCGCCCAGCCCCTACCCTGCCGTGGCTACTCACGGCCTCTCCTTCCTCGGCTCCGGCCCCTGTCCGGCGAACCCCGCGGGCCTCGTTCCCTTCGCGTCGGCGCGGACATGGCGGGTCGCTGCTGCGCGGCTGGCCACTACGGCGAGGTGGAGGCACTGTCGCTCGCTcagcctctccctctccctcccaatCTTCTTCCTCCTGGTCTGCAATGGCGTCGGAGAAGGGTAGCGGCGGCGGCTTCTTGGCCGAGGTGGGCGAGTCCATGCCGCTCGCGCTGCATGTGTTCGATGAAATGGCATTGACAACGTGTGGGGGGTAATGTTACCACATTCTGAGTCCAGGATCACCGCATCCATCTGTACAGGCAAAACAAACACGATCACAATCGAGCTCGGCTCTGCTGGGTCACGTTACCAAACAAGTGCAGTTGCACCACTTGGGACTGGCCTCGGCTGGCCTGGGCCTGACGGACGGGCCGAGCCGGCCTGAACCACCGTCACAAACACGCCCGAATATCTCAGTAGCTTCTGCTTTGTCCTTCTGCAGGGTGAATGTAAAGATGACAAAGTATGCAAGATGTGAGCATAaaaagccgccgccgctgctgtaaCAGTGATTCTGAGTGAAAAAAAAGGCCCCAAgccgcagctgcagctgcagccgcTGCTGCCGCGTTGTACCTAACACCCATATACATAGTTTTAACACTAAAATAATCGCTATGGTATTAAAAAAAGGTGAATAGCTTATGCAATGGTTTATCGAAGTAAATATATACATTTGTATGTACACTGTACTGGTTTGACGACAAGACATTTTATGGCGAAAACTTCCACGCAATGTTCTGTTTTTATCGTAAGCCCTAGCGACTGGTGAGGGATTGCACGGTGCCTCGTATCCTGATCATGGGATTTGTCTATAATGCCTTTTGGACACTGCGTTCCTGAGTTTACGATGCAACAAGAATGCAACGTTTTATAAGTCACATTGAAAGCACGGCAAGCCATGTGGCAATGTTTCACAGCCTGAATTCTCATCTCTTCAATGTTAGATATTTGATTCTGTTACATAATTGTGTCTACACTGACTTCTGTGATATATGACCCGGATTTTACTTAAAAAGGTtacatagaaaaaagagaggataTCATCAAAATTTTGTACTTCGTATACTATGATGCCTGAAAACACAAGAAAGAGGATTTTACATACTATTTACTTTGTAAGGGACTTTTTGACACAGTCCACAATACCTTCACACTCGTCTTCAGGTATTACACATTCCGAATCAGCTTCTAAGCAGTTCGGCATTGAGTGAGGAGAACGAAGATTTCCATGTGTTTGACAGGCCTTCATTGTCTTGCAGTGCTCTGCCTCGTCATCTCGTATATTGACGAATACATCATATAAGTTATCTGCATATGGGAATCAGTGAATCAGTGAGTACTTACAATAGTCTTATCTCTTATGGCAGAGAAATAGAAAGGTCGACTACAAATGATTCACGTCAGCAGGCCAGAATCCACAATCCAGTAAACAAGGAATCAAAATCGAGATTTTATGACTCCATGATGGAGCAGCCAATTAATTTCACAAGCACAGCTAACATGTTTAGTTCCAACCTTCTGAAAAAGTAAAAAATAAAACAAGGAATAGGCGGCTATTGAGGGGACAAGAGAGATAACACCAACTTTACCTATTTTAGGTCTCCTAGAACATGGAATTCTTGCTGACTGAAACTCATCTGAGGGGCAAAAAAGTTATGTAAGCAATTAGAATAGATATCAACTGTTGATGTATAGCATTAAGATTTAAGAACGATAAGTGGATACCAAATAAGTAAAGGTCCTCGTTCAGGTAATAGTTTAATGCTGCCTCTGGAGCTGGTAGTCTTTTCAATTCCTCTGTTGAAAGGAAACAGAAAATTTACATCATCGAAGTGGAAGTGCAGGTAAAACGAAATAGCAGCTTCTGTAATCACAAGGTGGGTTTCAAAACTATTGAGACATAAAATTAAAATGTTTGAATAAGAATTTATTGTAAGAAATGATTTTAGGGTTCTGGATGTTCATAAATCATAAGAACTAGAAACTGAAAATCTTGAATCATGATGGCATAAAATTAAAACGATTTGAGCCTCACTGGCTGATTGCCTTACATCACATGGATAAAAATACTAAGCCAGGTTCAACAACCAGAAACCATATAAATAAACAACAGAAGCCCATTAAGTTAGCCTTACCTTCATGGAGCTTGAGGAACTTATCATAGGTGGAATACGCATGTCTCTCCACACATTCAGAAAAGTGATCTGTACTCCATTCGTGGGTGCAAGCGTTATCATCACGAAAGAACATGGTAATAGAAAACAAGCATTTACTTCACAACCAGTACGTAAGAGTACTTACATGCCATTCGTGGGCTCACCATGTACATTGCAACAGTCATGAAGTAGTAAAAAAACGCCATAAACCGAGCAAGGAAACGATCAATCCATAAAGCGTTGCCACCCAATTCCTGATATGAGCCAAGGGCTGAATCCATAAGTAGGTTGAATTCATGTACAGAAACGAACTGATAATTACTATGGAAAACAAATTACGCAAACCAACAGAAATAAAAGTAAATCACGGTAGAACTTTGACATAACACTGAAAGGAAGATCTCGCACACATGGATTTTACTACTAAGTGGAAAGAGGCGTACTTCCATGATCAAGAGGTGATGGAACTCGTTCCAGCTCTGCGCAAAGTGAACCTTTAGATAATCGGCTCGTCTCCACCAGCCAAAGGTTTCATACATGTGAAGCACCGATATGAACGCTGTTCATAACCAAACCAAGCAGAGTCAAAAACAGGCACCACAACGGCACGGCAGAAACCAACGCTGCAAAACTCAGTAGGGACCTTTTTCAGGCTACCGCAAGCATATGACAAAACGGAGCCCTCACCGAAATACGGCACCCTGGCAATCGTCTCGAGCACAAAAAACCTGGCGTAGTTCCGATCACGGTACACGCCATCGAGTACCATAATCATCGATTCCTGCGGAAAGGAATAATAGCACATAAGACCATCGAGACGTATATGGGTACATGATTTTGCAGGGGTGAAAAAATCGGGACGGATTGTGCCGAGAATCTGGTGGGGCTACTGAATCACCGTGGCGAAAATGTTGAACGACTGCTCGAGCCTGACCACCCAGCTCTCGTCCGAGGAAGGAACCATGGGGTCGTCCGCTCCGACTCCGTCCAGGGGCGCGGCGGCCTCCCTGACGGGGGCGGACTCCTCGACAGGCACCTCCGTCCGCTG from Miscanthus floridulus cultivar M001 chromosome 11, ASM1932011v1, whole genome shotgun sequence includes these protein-coding regions:
- the LOC136492684 gene encoding F-box/kelch-repeat protein At5g15710-like gives rise to the protein MDAVPPARAARPTSPSRPPKAIRSTKPRGLDEDTAAPPAFPKAKSPTSYGAGAEASLLLHHHADVPMDARVWAGLPDDLLVEVLARVPPFLLFRLRPVCRRWEAILHDPAFLAAHAAVPSHGPCLLTVSRGGGGASPAPPQCTVLSVPLHARYKLPFAFLPAWDLWLVGSSGGLVCFSGFDGAAFRTVVCNPLTQAWRVLPDMHCNQQRQLVLTVDKSRRSFKVIAASDVYGDKTLPTEVYDSKENKWSVHQMMPAANLCSSKMAFCDSRLYLETLSPLGLMMYKVDAGRWEYIPAKFPRSLLDGYLVAGARTRLFLVGRIGLYSTLQSMRIWELDHGRTVWVEISRMPPRYFRALLRLSAERFECFGQDNLICFTSWNQGKGLLYDVDKKAWSWIAGCASQLCNSQVCFYEPRFDTSIY
- the LOC136492686 gene encoding uncharacterized protein At5g50100, chloroplastic-like; this translates as MSSIFGLPNYQKCSFRPVLLCSIRSGYYVRICTSACRCQVHSDVKGPPTSDLKDGGKSEAWRIKMLYDGDCPLCMHEVNMLRERNKSYGTIKFVDISSKDYSPDDNQGLDYETVMGRIHAILSDGTVVTDVEAFRKLYEEVGLGWVYAVTKYEPYSAGSYHGKCSIWCVGEIPYANYRSTSTRRDYGIPKSCSRPPVEEIMASRKAAGECKYDSMQDVRKKKR
- the LOC136492687 gene encoding ubiquinol oxidase 4, chloroplastic/chromoplastic-like; amino-acid sequence: MAVASASPLPAAPSTKPATAPSPPAPASGFLALHSAPRLRPAAAAAAWRRLRVEAIRTQREKQRTEVPVEESAPVREAAAPLDGVGADDPMVPSSDESWVVRLEQSFNIFATESMIMVLDGVYRDRNYARFFVLETIARVPYFAFISVLHMYETFGWWRRADYLKVHFAQSWNEFHHLLIMEELGGNALWIDRFLARFMAFFYYFMTVAMYMVSPRMAYHFSECVERHAYSTYDKFLKLHEEELKRLPAPEAALNYYLNEDLYLFDEFQSARIPCSRRPKIDNLYDVFVNIRDDEAEHCKTMKACQTHGNLRSPHSMPNCLEADSECVIPEDECEGIVDCVKKSLTK